Part of the Rhodobacteraceae bacterium M385 genome is shown below.
GCCGCCCCAACGCTCCACCCAATCGGCAAGGTTGCCCACCTTCCGATCGGTGTTTTCAGCGCGTCTGCGGTAGTGGATGCGGATGCTTTCTGGCAGGCGCGCGCGCAGGGTGGCAAAGGCACGAAGCTCTTGCTCGGCGGTGGTGGCGTCGCGGGTGTCCGACAGGATGAACAGCGTGAAGCGGTGATGCGTGGGGTGCGCATCCAGTGCCTCAAGCATGGCGCAGGCGTTACCGAATACGTCCCAAGGCACCTCGTTATAGCAGGGCACCAAAAGCGCCACATCCATCGCCGGGCCGAGCGCGGGCGCGGCGCGTTTTCGGGTCAGGAATAGGCGGAAAAGACCAACCGTCACGGTAGAAACCGACAGGGATATCCAGAAAAACGTCAGCGCGATCAGGGTGATAAGGGCCGCTTCGAACCCCGTCAGCCCCCCCATGGCGAACCAGTTGGTGAAGGCCGCCACAAGGGCAAAGGTCGTCGCGAAGGCGGGCAGGAAGGTGGCCAGCCGCCATAGCCGCGCCCGCCCCCGGCCAAGGCCCGGGGCGCTGGTATCGTGGTAGCGGCTGCCGAGATCTTGGATCGGACGCGACAGGGGCGCGTCCGGCGGCATATAGGGCTCGACGCGAAGCGCAGACGTCATGCGGACCACCGATATAGCCAAACTTCCGTGACAGGTTCTTCCCCCAGCAACACCTGCGCGCGTAACTCCATCGACGGATGCTCGCCGGGTTCCAACGCAAACGTCAGGCGCAGACCACCGGTGCGCGGGTTGCGTTCCAACACCCCTTCCGTCACCTCGCCCCGGTTGGTGCGGATGACCTGCGTATACGCGTCAGGGCTATCGGACAGCGCGGGGTGATCGGCAAAGTCGATCGAAACCAAGGTACGGGAGCGGTCCCAATTGCCGCCAATCGCCGTATTCAGCACCGGAGCAACCTCACGAGGGCGCGGCGGCTCCGCGCTCCATTCCATATCATAGCTGAAGCGATATTCCGCCCCGGCCTGCAACCCGTCACGGGGCCGCCAGAAAGCGACGATATTGTCGTAAACCTCTAGATCAGAAGGGATTTCCACCAATTGGACAGAACCTTCTCCCCAGCTTTCTCCCGGAGTTATCCACAGGGAGGGGCGGTTTTGGTAGTGGGCTTCAAAATCCTCAAAATCCGCCAAGTTACGGGCCCGCTGCATCAGGCCAAAGCCGAGTGGGCTGTCATCAACGAACGAGGACACCTCAAGCTGCGCCGGGTTCTTCAAGGAACGGAAAAGCAGCTCTCCCGCGCCATTGTGAATCATCAGGCCATCACTGTCGTGGACCGCAGGGCGGAAATCATCGTGGCCCGCCCGGTTGGTCTGATCGAACAGGAACATGGAGGTCAAAGGCGCCAAGCCAACGTTCGGAAGGTCCACACGCGGGTAAAGCGTGACCTCAACCGACATCAACGTGGCATCGCCGGGATCAATGCGGAAGGTGTACGCACCGGTGCAGCTCTCTCCATCCAGCAGCGCATGAAGCACCTGCCGCGCATCGCCCGGTTGCGGAGCCTCCAGCCAGAAACGGGTGAATTCGGGAAACTCCTCTCCCTCGGGTCCGGCCGTGTTGATCGCCAGCCCCCTTGCCGAGAGGCCATAGTTCATGCCCGCCCCAATGGCCCGGAAGTAACTTGCCCCTTGGAACACCGCGAATTCGGTATAGAGATCAGGGTGTTCCATCGCCGCACGCAGGCGAAGGCCGGAATAGCCCATGGTTTCATCCACAGGCAGGTCGGGGAATTGATCGGTCATGTCGAACAGGGACATGTCGAAGGCCAGGGTTTGCGCTTGACCGTTTTCCACCACGTTCACCTCGACCGGGCGCGGGAAATAGAGGCCGGGGTGGAAAAAATCCACCTTGAAGGGGCGGTCCTCGTCGGTCCAAAGGCCGCGCTGAGGGTTGAACCACATCATCCGATATTCATCGTAGCTCAGGTTGCGCCAGCCCTCGGGCACTTCGGGCATCGGGACGTGGGGTGCTTGCGCCAAACGTCGCGCCTCGGCCTCCAGCCACGCGCGGTCAAACGTATGGGTCGACCCGGCCCGCACCATTGGCATACCCCAAGAGGGCTGCGCCATTGCCGCGGCAAGGAGCGCAAGCGAAGAGCGGCGCGTCATCTGCCCGAAGGGCACTGGTCTCGTCATCGTTTCACCCGCCATGGTTGTGATTTGACCCAGCCGACACCGTAGGCGACGGCCACCAATAGCGCGACGCCAACAAGGTTAACGAACACCGTATGCCAGGCCGCCTCGCGTCCCCATTGATCCAGCCAAAACCCGTTAAGCCGCGCCAGAAGCATCGAGAACACGAAAACCGCTAGGCTCTGCTGGCCGATCTTCTTGAGCGTTATCACGACCCGCGCCCACACCCTTGACGCCAAACCGCTACCTACGGCGATCAGCCGTTTTCCGCCTTCCCCCACCAGCACCCAGCCCAAATAGGCAAGCGACAGGAACTGAGCGTAGCGATACAGGCCAAAGTCGGTTTTGGTGATCCACATCTGGTTGGCGACCCGCCAATCAACCACCGGGTTATTCTCGAACGCCAAGCCAAACCATTCCCGGTCCACGGCCCGAACCCCAATGTTGGACAGGGGGATGTTGGCAACAACGATCAATGCCGCAACCAAGATCAGCCATTTATTGACGGGCGGTTTCGGCAACCAGCCGATCATGAAGGCGAAGCCCGTGAAGAACACCAATTGCCAAGCGAAGGGGTTAAAGAACCACTGACGATCGCTCCACGGTTCTGCCGGCAACGATAGGGCCAGGTGCCCCACGCCGAGCGCTTCAAGGATGCGCGATTGCGCAAACAACCATACCGTCAGCACCACCGCTGCCGTTAGGGGCAGGTTGATCCGGCTAAGCCCCATGACGACGGGCATCATCGCCAAAATCACCAGATACATGGGCAAAATGTCGAAATAATTCGGCACATATGTCAGCGTCACAAGGCCCAACATCTGGTCGGTGGTGGTGGAAACCAACTCTTCGTCCCGCGTGATCCCGTCGAAGAACGGGATCAGGTTCAGCTGCCCCACATAGTTCGTTTCAAACGGTCCCAAAGCGTTGAGCGCAACCATCAGGGCCGCAATGGCGAAGAACATGCCGATATGCGCCCAGTAGACCTGCCAACAGCGGTAGGCGACGCGCATGGTGCCAAGACCCCAGCCTGCCCTCTCGAACGTGCGCCCAAAGGCGATGGCCGATGCCATGCCCGAGCAGAAGACAAACATCTCGGTCGCGTCAGAGAACCCCCAACGCGCCGGTATCCAAGTGGTGAAGAAATTCCCCGGCGTATGGGCGAACAGAATGATGATCATCGCGATCCCGCGGAAGAAATCCAAACGCGGATCGCGGACAGTCGCGGGCGCCGCCGCAGGAACGGCGGAGGCAGCCGGTTGCGGCGATGGGGACATAACGTCTGAAGTGATACTGACCATAGCCAAGCGCGCGTGTCCCTAGTTCATCGAAGCATGCAAGGAGGGCGCTTTGGCGGTAGCGATCATCTCGCGCCGGGCTTTTGCAAAGCTGTCATCGCGCCCTGCTCGGCGGGTGGTGCGTTCGTCCAAGATGCCCAAGGCTTCCCGCATGGCGCCTGCCCGGATGCCTGCATCAATCGTCAAACGCTCAAACACATCGCGTTGCGCGTGAGATCCGCCGGCCAGTTGGATGTGCCGCCGCGCCAATCTGAGCCCGCGAAACGCCGCGCTGTAATTGCCTTCACCAAAGGCTTCCAACCCTTGGGCTGCTGCAACACCGGGGCTGCTCATCCGCATCTCCATCTCATTGGCCGAGCGTGCACCATCGGCCGCAATCCGAGCCACCAACGTGGCCGCAGCGTCTTCGCGGCGTCCCCCAACCAGCGCCAAAAGGTAGTGAAGGTCGGCGAAAATCAACTGGCCATCATCGGTTCGGGTGGCCGAGGTTTCGGCCAACTCATCCCACCGATTGCCCACGTCGATGCCTTCCAGCTCCAGACGCATCAACAGTGAGGTCGCGTTGGAGATATCGCGGTAATCATCGGTTTTGTCGGCCCGGATCAGCGTATCGTAAAGGTTAAGAACCGTTTCCGTCTGCCCTAGGTCCAAATGCATCAACGCCTTGTGCCACCACACGTGGTAGCGGAAATTGTTGCAATGGGCCCAAGCAGCCTCTCGCCCTGCCAACCAGTTCAGGCCCTTTTCCGGCGCGCCGGTCATGTCATAAACGTGGGCCACCGCGTGAAGGCCCCAGGCGTCATCGGGACACAGCTCCAACGCGGCCCCTCCGGTGGCTGCCGCGCGCCCGTATTCGCCTGTTTCTTCTAGGGTGAAGGCGTGGCAGCCCATCAGGTACCCACGGGCCAAATGGTCTTCGCCGTAAGCGGGCATCACCGCTTCGATGGAACGGCGCATTCCCTGCGCGTCGCCCAAGACAAACCGCAACGCATGGGCAAGTTTCATCGCAAGCGCGTCTTCGGGCGCGACTTCCAATACATGGTCCAATTGCGCGACCGCCTTCAACGGATGCCCTTCCAGCCATACCTCCAACGCCGATACGAAAGCTTGTTCGCGGGCTGAGATCGGGCGGTTGCGGGTGGATGTTTGTGCCGCCGCGCAGGCATCGCGGGCCGTCTGGATCAGCTCTCCACGCCCCAAAAGCAACATGAACATGCCCTTTACCGCATGGGCCAATGCAAATTCCGGGTCCGCTGATAGCGTAGCGCCAAGATGCTCGGGCGTTGCCGCCCCATGGGCCAAGAACGCCATCTGCGTCGCATTCCAAGCCTCAACACCCGCGGTCGTCGCGATCGTTGTGGGTTGGCCAAAACAATCAATCTGCGCCATGCCTATTCCGATTCTGATAATGTCCCTTGAATTTGGAGTAGCCCAAGGGTCGGCCCCCGCGAAGGGTCGTTGCAGAGTTATGACGGACATGTGAGCCGAAGAGAGGCCCGCGTGAAGAGGCAATTTCTGCCCCTACCCGGTTACTTGGAATTTGGGCGGGAAACCGCTGAAAACAAGCGTTAAAGTGGTCAGATTTCGCGCGTTTTCAGCCCCGTTGCCTATGCTTCAGGCGTTGCCTGCTTCCCGGCCAGCCAATCGAGGACAGCCTGCGTGTCCTCGCCCAGATGCGGCGGCGGTCGGCGGTATGTGACTGGTGTGGCCGAGAACTTTAACGGGTTCCCGATAAGCTCCACCCCGCCCCGGTCGATCCCGTCCTTTTGCATATCAATGCGCATTTCGCGCGCCTTTGCCTGATCCGAGGCGAAGGCTTGCTCGACCGTATTCACCGGGCCCACAGGCACTTTACGCGCTTCCAACCCAGCCACGATCTCGGCTTGGGTATGGGTGGCCACCAAAGCCTCTAGCTGCGGGATCAGGGTATCGCGGTTCACCACGCGGGCCGAGTTGGTGGCGAACTGCGGGTCGTCCGCCAGATCAGGCCGCCCCAAGAAATCGCAGAACCGCGTGTATTGCAGGTCATTGCCCACTGCGACCAGCACGAATCCGTCCGAGCAGGCGAAGGTCTGATAAGGCACGATTGTCGCGTGCTGGTGCCCGCGCCGCGGCCGCGGCTGCCCCGTCGTCAGATGGGCCACGCCCTCGTTAATCATCCACGCCAAGGAGGCATCGACCAGCGACAGGTCGATATGCTGCCCCTCGCCCGTCTGATCCCGGTGGCGCAGCGCCGCCAGAATGCCGACGCTGGCGTACATTCCCGTCATGACATCCGCGATGCCCACAGCCACCTTAACCGGTGCGCCATCGGCCTCTCCGGTCAGGGACATGATACCGGAATAGCCCTGCGCCATCAGATCGTAGCCGGGTTTTTCCCGGTTCGGCCCTGTATGGCCAAACCCCGAAACCGAACAGTGGATAAGCTGGGGATAAGCTGTGAGCATATTGCCGTGATCCAGCCCATACTTCTCAAGCCCGCCGGGTTTGAAGTTCTCGATCAGAATATCCGCCCGCGCCGCGATCTGGCGGATCGTGTCCTGCCCTTCAGGCGTGGCGATATCCACCGCAACCGACAATTTGTTGCGGTTGGCGCACATGAAATAGCTGGAGAGGTCGGTGGCTTGGCCATCGGAATCCGTTGCAAAGGGAGGCCCCCATGTGCGGGTGTCATCACCACGCTCAGGATGCTCGATCTTGATGATCGTGGCGCCCAAATCCCCCAAGGCTTGCGTGCAGGTCGGACCGGCCAAAATGCGTGACAGGTCGAGGACAATGACCCCGTCCAGCGGTCCCTTAGATGCGACCATCATAGCCTCCTCGGTCAATCTCTGCGGCGATGACGGTGAAGGTATCCGCCTTCAACGCACCCTCAATGGCCGTGCGCAACTCGGCCCGGTTGCCGACGCGCACACCCGCCCCGCCCATGGCCCGGCCCATCGCCGCGATATCGTGCTTTGCCGGGTAATCCACGGCTGCGTTCTTTAGTTGCCGCTGACGCTGCTTTAACTCGATCAGGGCAAGCGAGGCATCGACGAACACGATGATAATCGGCTTCAGCCCCATGTCCGCCGCCGTCGTCAACTCTCCGGCAACCATCAGAAATCCGCCATCCCCCACAAAGGCGACCGATGGGCGCTCTGGATCAGCCAGCGCAAGTCCCATCGCCATCGGCACCGCGCACCCCATGGTGCACAATGCGGTGGATTGGATCAGGCTACGCGGCGTGGGACATTCCCACATCTGGCTCAACAAAATGCGGTGTGCGCCACTGTCCACTGCCGCCCTTGTGTCGGCGGGCAACGCGGCGCGTGCCTCTGCGATCACGGCGGCGGGGCCCCAAACGTCATCTACCGGGAACGCGCTGGCGAGCGCCGCCTTCGTGGCCGAAGGCTCTCCCCCCGGCCACGTATCTTGCGGCTCGGCTCCAGACAGAGCCGCAAGACCGGCCCCGATGTGGCAAGTAAAACTCAACGTCGCCTGATGCATGTAGTGCCGGTTCGGCACCGCATGGAGATCAACAACCCGTTGCGTTTCGGGGTTCCAAACCTCTCGCCAACCAGGACGCATTTCGATCGGGTCATAGCCGACACATAGGATCAGGTCCGCCGATTGTACCAAGGGCAACAGATGCGTATCGGCCAGCGGCGACAGCCCCGCCCCCCCAAGGGCCAGCGGATGATCCTCGGGCAACACGCCCTTCGCCTTGTAGGTCGTTATGACCGGAACCGAAAACGTCTCGGCAAAGGTCCGCAGATCACCGGCTGCCTCATCGGCCAATACATCAAGGCCCGCAATAATCACAGGCCTCTTGGCCTCACTCAACCACGCCTCTGCCTTCTGCAAATCCGTACCATAAGGCGCAACCGGCCCCGCGGGCGCGCGCCTACGCCCACGCACGCCGCTAGGCGCATCGGCCACAGAAATCGGTACATCGATCAGGACAGGCCCCATGCGCCGCTCGGTGGCAATCGCCACAGCTTTGTCGGCAATCGTGTCGGCCTCTCCCGCCGTCAGCGTGAACGTCGCCTTGGTGATCGGCGCAAGAACCGCCCGATGATCCAAAACCTGATGGGTATACGTCAACGCCTCATCGGCATCGAGACATCCCGTCAACACCACCATCGGCACCCGGTCCTGCTCGGCGTTGGCCACCACGTTCACCGCGTTCATCAGACCGGGCCCGACCGTTGCGACCAAAATAACCGGCGCGCCATCGACGTGATGCACGCCCTCCCCGATATAGCCGCCCGCGTTCTCGTGCTTGACCAAATGAAACGTGATCCCGGCCTTTTCCAGCGCATCGACGATGGTCAAAACCTCGCCGCCTGGCATCCCGAACGCGTGGCGACATCCCGCCTCATAAAGCCTCTGGGCAACCGCATCGGCTGCGCGCATCTGATTTGCCATATCCTGCCCCATTTCCTGCTCGGATCGCCCATACACTGAAACAGCCACCGCCTCCAAGGCAAGGCGCTCACACTTCCGCGTGTGCCCTATTTCACCTTTTCATAAATATCGAATCCCGCCCCCTCTCCCTGCGCAAACTTCTCAGTTACCGCAAACAGACGACACAACGGGATTGCCGAACAAACACCCCACGCGCTACATCTTGTGGTAGGGCGGTAGCACGCTGCCGGTGCGGGGACGAATGACGCAGAATTCTGAAACGGAAAGTCGCAAGCTCTTGTCGCGTCTTCAGGCCGTCATGGCCGAGGCCGGTGAGGGCCAAGAGCGTTTGGACAAGATCACCCATCTGATCGCCGATTCAATGGGCACGGAAGTGTGCTCCATCTACCTGTTGCGCGATGCAGAAACGCTGGAGCTCTGCGCAACCCAAGGCCTCGCCGCCGAAGCGGTCCACGTCACCCGTATGCGCATCGGCGAAGGCCTCGTGGGCCGTGTCGCCCGTCAAGCCCGTCCAATTAACACCGCCAACGCCCCGGCAGAGCGGGGCTTTCGCTACATGGCCGAAACCGGAGAGGAAGCCTATTCCTCCTTCCTGGGTGTTCCCATCCAGCGCCTTGGGGAACGCCTCGGCGTCTTGGTGGTGCAATCCAAGGACGAACGCGAGTATTCCGAGGATGAAGTCTACGCCATCGAAGTAGTCGCCATGGTGCTGGCAGAGATGACCGAACTAGGGGCTTTCGTGGGCGAAGGCGCCGCCCTGTCGGCCCGCCACACCAGCCAATTCATGTTCAAAGGCACCACCGCCCAAGAAGGCGCTGCGATGGGGCATGTGTGGCTCCATGAGCCGCGCGTTGTTGTCACGAATCCCGTCGCCGACGATCCCGCCGTTGAACGGGTGCGGCTGAACGAGGCCGTGGATCAACTGCGCACCGATATTGACCAGATGCTGACCCATGTCTCGAAGGGTGACAAAGATCAGGCCGAGGTTCTGGAGGCCTACCGCATGTTCGCCCGCTCGCGCGGCTGGATGCGGCGAATGGAAGAAGATATCGAGCGGGGCCTTTCCGCCGAAGCCGCTGTGGAGAAAGAGCAATCCTCCGCCCGCGCGCGCATGGAAACGGTGCCTGATGCCTACTTGCGTGAACGGCTCCATGATCTTGATGACCTGTCAAACCGCCTTCTGCGGTTGCTGACGGGCCAAGGCAGTGACACAGGCGCGGATATGCCGCTCGACCCGGTTCTGGTGGCCCGCAACATCGGCCCCGGCGAGCTTTTGGACTATGGCCGCAGCCTGCGCGGCGTGGTGCTGGAAGAAGGCTCTGTTGGGTCCCATGCAGCGATCGTGGCGCGCGCCTTGGCGATTCCCTTGGTGATCCACGCCAAACGCATCAACACCGAGGCCTTGAACGGCGACCCGATCCTTGTGGACGGCGATCAGGGCATCGTCCACCTGCGCCCGGAAGATGCCGTCTCTTCTGCGTTCCGTGATAAGCTGGCGATGCAGGCCGAGGCGCAGGAACGCTACGCCTCGATCCGCGACAAGCCCGCAACCTCGAAGTGCGGCACGACGGTCTCGTTGCAGATGAACGCGGGCCTGATGGCCGATCTGCCCTCGCTGCCGTCTTCCGGGGCCGAGGGGGTGGGTCTGTTTCGGACCGAACTGCAATTCCTCACCCGTGCCCGCGTGCCGCGTCGGGGCGAATTGGCGCAACTCTACGCCAAGGTCATGGATGCCGCCGGCGACAAGCGTGTGATCTTCCGCACTCTTGATATCGGCTCGGACAAAGTGCTGCCCTATATGAAGCCGCAAGATGAACCGAACCCCGCCTTGGGCTGGCGTGCGATCCGCGTGGGCCTCGACAAACCGGGCGTGATGCGGATGCAATTGCAGGCACTGATCCGGGCCGCAAACGGGCGGCCCCTGTCGGTAATGTTCCCCTTCATTGCCCAGTTCGACGAATTCACCGCCGCCCGCGATCACCTGATGCGCGAGATGGACCGAGAGGCTTCTCTGGGGCACGTCCTGCCCTCGGACCTCAAGGTCGGCGCGATGCTGGAAACGCCTTCGTTGGCCTTTGCCCCGCATCAGTTCTTCGAGATGGCAGATTTCATCTCCATCGGCGGCAACGACCTGAAGCAGTTTTTCTTTGCCGCTGACCGTGAAAACGAACGGGTGCGCCGCCGCTATGACACGCTGAACGTGTCGTTCCTGACGTTCTTGGAACAGATCGTTCACCGCTGTGATGAGGCCGACACGCCGCTCAGCTTCTGTGGCGAAGACGCGGGCCGCCCTGTGGAAGCGGTGTGTTTTGCCGCCATGGGGCTGCGCAATCTGTCGATGCGGCCTGCCTCCATCGGGCCGGTAAAGTCGCTCCTGCGCCGGGTCGATCTGCGCGAGGCCCGTAGCGTCATTACCGAGGCCCGTGGCTCTGGCGCGCAGTCGGTGCGCGGCGCGGTGATGGATTGGCTTAAGCGGCAGAGCTAAGCAGCAGCTTTGCGGCAATCACCCACATCACGCAGCCCACAAAGACATCCAGGATCACCCAAGCCCGGCGGCTGGAAAACACCGGGGCCAGAAAGCGGGCCCCGAAGCCCAAGGTGACGAAAAAGGTGAAGGAGGCCGCCGCCGCGCCCAGCCAGAATGTCAGTTTCGCATCAGGGTATTGCGCCGAGACCGAGCCGACCAACACCACCGTATCCAGATACATATGCGGGTTCAGCCACGTCACCGCGATGCAGGTCAGCGCCGCCGATTGCCAGCTTTGCACCACTTCGCCTGCCGCCAGAAGCGCCCCCGATCCCGTCCACGCGGAGTGGAACGACTTTGCCCCGTAAAAGATCAGGAACGCGGCCCCACCAAAAAGAAGCACATTGGTCATCCATGCGGCCTCAGCCGTCATCCAGCCGATGCTGGTGACCCCCACGCCGATCAACAGGGCGTCAGTCACAGCGCAGATCGCTACCACCAGTGCCACATGCTGCCGTTGCAAGCCTTGCTTCAGGACAAAAGCGTTCTGCGCCCCAATCGCCAAGATCAAAGAGAGGCTGACCCCAAACCCCACAAAAAACGCATTCATCGCCGTAGCCTTCTCCGTTGTGCCTTGCGGGAAGTAC
Proteins encoded:
- a CDS encoding tetratricopeptide repeat protein, translated to MAQIDCFGQPTTIATTAGVEAWNATQMAFLAHGAATPEHLGATLSADPEFALAHAVKGMFMLLLGRGELIQTARDACAAAQTSTRNRPISAREQAFVSALEVWLEGHPLKAVAQLDHVLEVAPEDALAMKLAHALRFVLGDAQGMRRSIEAVMPAYGEDHLARGYLMGCHAFTLEETGEYGRAAATGGAALELCPDDAWGLHAVAHVYDMTGAPEKGLNWLAGREAAWAHCNNFRYHVWWHKALMHLDLGQTETVLNLYDTLIRADKTDDYRDISNATSLLMRLELEGIDVGNRWDELAETSATRTDDGQLIFADLHYLLALVGGRREDAAATLVARIAADGARSANEMEMRMSSPGVAAAQGLEAFGEGNYSAAFRGLRLARRHIQLAGGSHAQRDVFERLTIDAGIRAGAMREALGILDERTTRRAGRDDSFAKARREMIATAKAPSLHASMN
- a CDS encoding CoA transferase, with product MVASKGPLDGVIVLDLSRILAGPTCTQALGDLGATIIKIEHPERGDDTRTWGPPFATDSDGQATDLSSYFMCANRNKLSVAVDIATPEGQDTIRQIAARADILIENFKPGGLEKYGLDHGNMLTAYPQLIHCSVSGFGHTGPNREKPGYDLMAQGYSGIMSLTGEADGAPVKVAVGIADVMTGMYASVGILAALRHRDQTGEGQHIDLSLVDASLAWMINEGVAHLTTGQPRPRRGHQHATIVPYQTFACSDGFVLVAVGNDLQYTRFCDFLGRPDLADDPQFATNSARVVNRDTLIPQLEALVATHTQAEIVAGLEARKVPVGPVNTVEQAFASDQAKAREMRIDMQKDGIDRGGVELIGNPLKFSATPVTYRRPPPHLGEDTQAVLDWLAGKQATPEA
- a CDS encoding glucan biosynthesis protein G → MTRRSSLALLAAAMAQPSWGMPMVRAGSTHTFDRAWLEAEARRLAQAPHVPMPEVPEGWRNLSYDEYRMMWFNPQRGLWTDEDRPFKVDFFHPGLYFPRPVEVNVVENGQAQTLAFDMSLFDMTDQFPDLPVDETMGYSGLRLRAAMEHPDLYTEFAVFQGASYFRAIGAGMNYGLSARGLAINTAGPEGEEFPEFTRFWLEAPQPGDARQVLHALLDGESCTGAYTFRIDPGDATLMSVEVTLYPRVDLPNVGLAPLTSMFLFDQTNRAGHDDFRPAVHDSDGLMIHNGAGELLFRSLKNPAQLEVSSFVDDSPLGFGLMQRARNLADFEDFEAHYQNRPSLWITPGESWGEGSVQLVEIPSDLEVYDNIVAFWRPRDGLQAGAEYRFSYDMEWSAEPPRPREVAPVLNTAIGGNWDRSRTLVSIDFADHPALSDSPDAYTQVIRTNRGEVTEGVLERNPRTGGLRLTFALEPGEHPSMELRAQVLLGEEPVTEVWLYRWSA
- a CDS encoding OpgC domain-containing protein; this translates as MVSITSDVMSPSPQPAASAVPAAAPATVRDPRLDFFRGIAMIIILFAHTPGNFFTTWIPARWGFSDATEMFVFCSGMASAIAFGRTFERAGWGLGTMRVAYRCWQVYWAHIGMFFAIAALMVALNALGPFETNYVGQLNLIPFFDGITRDEELVSTTTDQMLGLVTLTYVPNYFDILPMYLVILAMMPVVMGLSRINLPLTAAVVLTVWLFAQSRILEALGVGHLALSLPAEPWSDRQWFFNPFAWQLVFFTGFAFMIGWLPKPPVNKWLILVAALIVVANIPLSNIGVRAVDREWFGLAFENNPVVDWRVANQMWITKTDFGLYRYAQFLSLAYLGWVLVGEGGKRLIAVGSGLASRVWARVVITLKKIGQQSLAVFVFSMLLARLNGFWLDQWGREAAWHTVFVNLVGVALLVAVAYGVGWVKSQPWRVKR
- a CDS encoding LysE/ArgO family amino acid transporter, with the translated sequence MNAFFVGFGVSLSLILAIGAQNAFVLKQGLQRQHVALVVAICAVTDALLIGVGVTSIGWMTAEAAWMTNVLLFGGAAFLIFYGAKSFHSAWTGSGALLAAGEVVQSWQSAALTCIAVTWLNPHMYLDTVVLVGSVSAQYPDAKLTFWLGAAAASFTFFVTLGFGARFLAPVFSSRRAWVILDVFVGCVMWVIAAKLLLSSAA
- the ptsP gene encoding phosphoenolpyruvate--protein phosphotransferase, encoding MTQNSETESRKLLSRLQAVMAEAGEGQERLDKITHLIADSMGTEVCSIYLLRDAETLELCATQGLAAEAVHVTRMRIGEGLVGRVARQARPINTANAPAERGFRYMAETGEEAYSSFLGVPIQRLGERLGVLVVQSKDEREYSEDEVYAIEVVAMVLAEMTELGAFVGEGAALSARHTSQFMFKGTTAQEGAAMGHVWLHEPRVVVTNPVADDPAVERVRLNEAVDQLRTDIDQMLTHVSKGDKDQAEVLEAYRMFARSRGWMRRMEEDIERGLSAEAAVEKEQSSARARMETVPDAYLRERLHDLDDLSNRLLRLLTGQGSDTGADMPLDPVLVARNIGPGELLDYGRSLRGVVLEEGSVGSHAAIVARALAIPLVIHAKRINTEALNGDPILVDGDQGIVHLRPEDAVSSAFRDKLAMQAEAQERYASIRDKPATSKCGTTVSLQMNAGLMADLPSLPSSGAEGVGLFRTELQFLTRARVPRRGELAQLYAKVMDAAGDKRVIFRTLDIGSDKVLPYMKPQDEPNPALGWRAIRVGLDKPGVMRMQLQALIRAANGRPLSVMFPFIAQFDEFTAARDHLMREMDREASLGHVLPSDLKVGAMLETPSLAFAPHQFFEMADFISIGGNDLKQFFFAADRENERVRRRYDTLNVSFLTFLEQIVHRCDEADTPLSFCGEDAGRPVEAVCFAAMGLRNLSMRPASIGPVKSLLRRVDLREARSVITEARGSGAQSVRGAVMDWLKRQS
- a CDS encoding thiamine pyrophosphate-binding protein produces the protein MANQMRAADAVAQRLYEAGCRHAFGMPGGEVLTIVDALEKAGITFHLVKHENAGGYIGEGVHHVDGAPVILVATVGPGLMNAVNVVANAEQDRVPMVVLTGCLDADEALTYTHQVLDHRAVLAPITKATFTLTAGEADTIADKAVAIATERRMGPVLIDVPISVADAPSGVRGRRRAPAGPVAPYGTDLQKAEAWLSEAKRPVIIAGLDVLADEAAGDLRTFAETFSVPVITTYKAKGVLPEDHPLALGGAGLSPLADTHLLPLVQSADLILCVGYDPIEMRPGWREVWNPETQRVVDLHAVPNRHYMHQATLSFTCHIGAGLAALSGAEPQDTWPGGEPSATKAALASAFPVDDVWGPAAVIAEARAALPADTRAAVDSGAHRILLSQMWECPTPRSLIQSTALCTMGCAVPMAMGLALADPERPSVAFVGDGGFLMVAGELTTAADMGLKPIIIVFVDASLALIELKQRQRQLKNAAVDYPAKHDIAAMGRAMGGAGVRVGNRAELRTAIEGALKADTFTVIAAEIDRGGYDGRI